CACGTCGGAACTCGCGGGATTGGACAACGTGATCCTCACTCCCCACATCGGTGGCTCAACGCTTGAAGCCCAGCATGATATTGCCGTATTCGTGGCGGGAAAAGTCCAGGGATACCTCTCCCGTGGATCGACTACGCTCAGCGTCAACCTCCCCAACTTGAGTCTGCCTGCTTCCTCGCCACGCGCCCAACGACTCTGCTTTGTTCACCACAACACGCCGGGTGTCATGGCTCGACTCAACGACGTCTTCGCGCAGGAGGGTGTCAACGTCGAAGGCCAGGCACTGGCGACCTCGGGGTCACTGGGTTACGCCATCACGGATCTGCGCTCACCCCTGAGCGAACACGCCCTCGAACTCATTGGATCGTCATCGTCCTCGGTGAGAATGCGGTACTTTCCCATTAGGTAATAGCCAATACCACCAGGTCGGTGACCTGTGTGTGGGTAAGCAGCTAACATCAAACACAGTCGAGCATGGAGGCACTATGAACCTGACAGAACAACTACGCCAGGGCTACGCTCCGGGTGTCCCATACTTCACGGACTCCGGGTCAACGTTGATCTGCGACTTCCTCTTCGACACCGCTGCGTACTATCCCAAGCGGATTGCCCTGGACTTCCTCAGCCAGCAAACAACCTATGAGGAGCTGGTTCACCAAGTCCGCCAAGCAGCGAGCGTCCTGCGTGATTCAGGTGTGAAGCAAGGCGACCACATTGCGCTCATAATGCCCAACTGCCCCCAACATGTTGTCGCGGTCTTCGCGATTGCCCTGGTAGGTGCGGTGTCGGTCGAACACAACCCGCTCGCTCCCGAAGAGGAACTGAAGAGTGAGTTTGCACGACACAAGTCCAAGACCGTCATCGCGTGGCAGAACACCGTTGAAAAGCTTGGTTTTCTCGGTTCAGACGTGCGGGTCTTCGGTGTCAACCTCGCCTACGCGCTCTCCCGCACTACGCGCATGCTGCTGAGACTTCCACTCAAGTCTGTAAAAGAGAAGAAGAGGATCCTAGGCGCATCCGTGCCAGATTTTGTTCGTTCTTGGGATCATGAGGTGCGTGAAGCGCAGCCCTGGATGGGTGATGCAACTGCCCATGCTGACGATCCAGCGGTCATGTTGCACACGTCCGGCACCACGGGTACACCCAAGGCAGCCGTCCTCTCGCACAAGAATCTTGCCTCCAATGTCTTCCAAGCAATCGCTTGGGTGTCACCCCTTCGCGAGGGCGCTGAGGTCTTCTACTCCATTCTCCCGTTCTTCCATGCTTACGGTTTCACAGTCACTCTCCTAGCCGGAGTTCGCCTGGGTGCAACAATTGCGATCTTCCCGAAGTTCGATGTCTCGCAGGTGTTGCTTTCCCAGAAGAGGCTCCCCTGCACTTTCTTTGTGGGAGTCCCCCCGATGTTTGACCGTCTCCTAGCCGAGGCACCCCACCTCAACGTGGATTTGACATCGATCAACTACACAATTTCCGGGGCAATGCCGCTCTCTGAAGAACTCTCGAAGCGCTGGGAGGAGGCCACAACTGGGTACGTAGTCGAGGGCTACGGGATGACCGAGGCATCGCCAATCATTCTTGGCTCTCCCCTGTCGCATGATCGCATACCTGGAGCCCTGGGTATTCCGTGGCCGTCGACGGAGATTCGGATTGTCGACCCGGAGAACCCGGAAGTCGATGTTGAAGAGGGGCAAATTGGGGAGTTGATCGCGCGAGGGCCCCAGGTCTTCCAAGGCTATCTAGACAACCCTGAAGAGACCGCGCTTGTTCTTCGTGATGGCTGGCTATTCACCGGTGACCTAGTGCAGGTTCGGAACGGCTTCGTCTTCATGGAAGATCGCCGGAAGGAACTAATCCTCTCGGGAGGCTTCAACGTGTACCCAAGCCAGGTTGAAGACGTTGTGCGTATGATGCCGGGCGTCGCTGACGTGGCTGTGGTTGGTATGCCCGGGGGCAACAAGGGTGAAGAGGTGGTTGCGGCACTGGTTCTCGAAGGTGGCGCGTCGGTGACCCTCGCTGATGTACGCGAATGGGCGGAGAAGTCTCTGGCTCACTATGCATTGCCGCGCCAAGTGGTGGTTCTGCAAGAACTTCCAAAGTCGCAGATTGGCAAAGTCATGCGGCGTTCCGTGCAACGGCAGATTGCTGAGCTTCAGAGCAACTTGGATGCGCGGTTCCCAACTTTGCGGGCCTCCGCTTCTGAGCTCAGTGAGCAGGTAGGTCAGGCAGCCGCAGCATTGAAGGAGTCGGTCGCGCAAGCCAGATCCGAAGCTTCTGAACGGGCCTCTGCGCTGCTTTCACCGGCAACGAGGACGACCAGGAGAAAGGCTCTGCCAGCAGCACCTCCGAGCAGTAGGAGGCCCGGCACAACTACGTTACTGTTGCCGTAAGTCGGCTATTGCGCGTTCAAAGTCTTCAAGAGACTGGAATGAGGAGTAGACAGAAGCGAACCGGAGGTATGCGACTTCGTCTAGTTCGCGCAGGAACGGCAACACGGCCTTCCCGACTTCATCTGCGGAGACTGTCGACTGCCCACTGACCCGCAGGGCCTCTTCGACCTGCTGCGCAATGATGGCCAAGTCATGTTCCGAAACCGGTCGACCCTGGCATGCCTTCCGCACGCCTACCGTCACTTTGTCGCGGGAGAAAGGTTCGACAACACCCGAGCGCTTCTCAACAGAGAACGACGATGTCTCGAGTGTTGTGAATCTGCGCTTGCATTCACTGCACTCCCGGCGGCGGCGTATTGTTGCACCATCATCGGTAACGCGGGTGTCGACAACGCGAGTGTCATCATTCTGACAGAACGGACAGTGCAAGGCGGCCCTCCAAATCATTGCTAGCACCTCAGCGATGCCAGTAGGAAGACTCTAAGATGTCCGGGGAGTTCCTGCAAAACCATTTCACTCAGCTGGGAGCAATAGTTCTTGTCCGGGGTGCAGAACATTGGCATCGAGTGCGTTCAACGACACAATGTCAGCCACCACGTCTTCTAAAGCCCGGCTTGACCCAAGGGATTCAGCCAGGCCCCAAACGGATTCCCCGGCAGTTACAGAGTGCACGTACGTCTCACCACCATAGGGCGCGGGACGGAGAGCCAGTCCCAAGCCGAGAGCAACCGAGAAGGCAACGACAACTGCGACGCTCCACGCCACAATCCGAAGTGCTACTGCGGTGAAGTCAACCCGCGGCAGGACGCTTGAAGCGGTCCCGGTAGCCTCAGCAGCGCTACGTGCTCCCGCAACGGCTGCAGACCCCATGGGCGCACGGGTACCAGCCACCGTAGCCGCGTCCGAGTCAACACTGACGTTGCCCGCTGTCTCCCGTCGCAACCGCCGACGAGCTTCATCAATCGAGACAACGGTCGCACCCCCCTGCGTCACGGGCCACACAGACACCTGGGCTGCGAGGGCGCTTCGACGCGGGCGTTCTGAGGGAACGGCCGAGGTCCCTGAAACCTCCAGTAGTGGTACCGCACTCATCACTTACTCCTTTGACACCGGTGGCAACTATGAACTTCCACACCGACAAGTTTCGAACAGTTGTTCGT
This genomic stretch from Schaalia sp. JY-X169 harbors:
- a CDS encoding AMP-binding protein; its protein translation is MNLTEQLRQGYAPGVPYFTDSGSTLICDFLFDTAAYYPKRIALDFLSQQTTYEELVHQVRQAASVLRDSGVKQGDHIALIMPNCPQHVVAVFAIALVGAVSVEHNPLAPEEELKSEFARHKSKTVIAWQNTVEKLGFLGSDVRVFGVNLAYALSRTTRMLLRLPLKSVKEKKRILGASVPDFVRSWDHEVREAQPWMGDATAHADDPAVMLHTSGTTGTPKAAVLSHKNLASNVFQAIAWVSPLREGAEVFYSILPFFHAYGFTVTLLAGVRLGATIAIFPKFDVSQVLLSQKRLPCTFFVGVPPMFDRLLAEAPHLNVDLTSINYTISGAMPLSEELSKRWEEATTGYVVEGYGMTEASPIILGSPLSHDRIPGALGIPWPSTEIRIVDPENPEVDVEEGQIGELIARGPQVFQGYLDNPEETALVLRDGWLFTGDLVQVRNGFVFMEDRRKELILSGGFNVYPSQVEDVVRMMPGVADVAVVGMPGGNKGEEVVAALVLEGGASVTLADVREWAEKSLAHYALPRQVVVLQELPKSQIGKVMRRSVQRQIAELQSNLDARFPTLRASASELSEQVGQAAAALKESVAQARSEASERASALLSPATRTTRRKALPAAPPSSRRPGTTTLLLP
- the nrdR gene encoding transcriptional regulator NrdR, which encodes MIWRAALHCPFCQNDDTRVVDTRVTDDGATIRRRRECSECKRRFTTLETSSFSVEKRSGVVEPFSRDKVTVGVRKACQGRPVSEHDLAIIAQQVEEALRVSGQSTVSADEVGKAVLPFLRELDEVAYLRFASVYSSFQSLEDFERAIADLRQQ
- a CDS encoding LysM peptidoglycan-binding domain-containing protein encodes the protein MSAVPLLEVSGTSAVPSERPRRSALAAQVSVWPVTQGGATVVSIDEARRRLRRETAGNVSVDSDAATVAGTRAPMGSAAVAGARSAAEATGTASSVLPRVDFTAVALRIVAWSVAVVVAFSVALGLGLALRPAPYGGETYVHSVTAGESVWGLAESLGSSRALEDVVADIVSLNALDANVLHPGQELLLPAE